The nucleotide sequence GCACGGAAGGTGATAGTGAGTCGTGATGTCGTTTTTGAAACTAAGAAGTGGAATTGGGGTGAATCACGTGTTGAAACAGAGGTTCCAGGGTCCTTTACTGTGAGCTTTGGAGACTATGGTAATAATGGTTTAAGGGAAACTGTtgcagaagaagcagaggaaggtAATGATTCTGAGAATGGAGTAAAAGTATTAGTAGAACAGCGACAAGAACAAGAGATGGTAGCAGTTCAACCAGAATTAAGAAGATCAACTCGACCAAGTGTGAAGCCAAGTTATTTAAATGAATATGTTCTTctagcagaagaagaaggagagctACTCTTAATGTCCTTAAACGATGAGCCAAGAAACTATGAAAACGCAAAGGAGTTAGAGGTTTGGAGAGCAGCCTGCATTGAAGAACTGAATTCCATCGAGAAAAATAATACTTGGAACCTGGTTGAGTTGCCGTCTGGTGTTAAACCAATTGGTTTAAAATGGTTGTTCAAGATCAAACGTAACTCTGATGGTAGTGTTAACAAGTATAAGGCACGTTTAGTAGCAAAAGGGTATATGCAGAAACACGGGATCGATTTTGATGAAGTGTTCGCACCGGTAGCACGCCTTGAAACCATTCACTTCATCATTGCTTTAGCTGCCTCTAACGGTTGGGAAGTGCATCATCTAGATGTGAAGACTGCCTTCTTACATGGAGAGCTTAGAGAAGAAGTCTATGTTAAACAGCCTGAATGTTTTATTAAGAGTGGTTGTGAAAGATTGGTGTACAAGCTTAATAAAGCTCTTTATGGATTGCGTCAAGCTCCACAGGCTTGGAATCACAAGCTCAATCAGATTCTAAAGGAGTTGAGGTTCATACGCTGTGCTCAGGAACCTGCTTTGTACCGGAGGCAAGAGAAGGAGCACTTGTTGGTTGATCGTGGTTTATGTAGATGGTCTCCTCGTCACTTGTAGCAGTTTGAGCCTGATTAGCGAATTCAAGCAGAGAATGTCTTCCAAGTTTGAGATGAGTGACCTCGGTAGACTAACTTATTACCTTGGTATTGAGATTTTGCAAGAAAGTACTGGAATTACACTGAAACAGGAAAGGTACGCGGCCAAGATTCTCGAAGAATCTGGTATGAGCGAGTGCAATGCTGTGCAGATTCCGATGGATTCAGGGATAAAGCTCTCCAAGTCTCTAGAGGAACAATCCATCAGTGAGAGCGACTACAGGAGGTGTATTGGTTGTCTTAGATACCTGATACACATGAGGCCTGATCTTTCGTTTGCAGTTGATATTCTGAGTCGCTACATGCACAATCCAAAGAAGAGTCATGGTGTGGCTCTGAAACATGTTTTGAGATATTTGCAGGGAACTACTGGTTATGGTCTCGTATTTAAAAGAGGAAGCGGCTCGGGTTTGATCGGATATTGTGACAGCAGTCACAATGTCGATGAGGACGATGGCAGAAGTACTAGTGGTCACATTTTCTATCTCAATGACTGTCCGATCACCTGGTGTTCGCAGAAGCAAGAGACAGTGGCACTATCCTCCTGTGAAGCAGAGTTTATGGCGGCCGTTGAAGCAGCTAAGCAGGCTATCTGGCTACAAGATTTACTCTCCGAAGTCTTAGGTGAGGATCCTAAGAAGGTTACGGTTCGAATCGACAATAGGTCTGCCAAAGCACTTACCAAGAATCTTGTCTTCCACGGACGAAGCAAGCACATCCATAGGAAGTACCATTTTATACGGGAGTGCGTTGAGAATGAGCAGGTGGAGGTCGAGCATGTCCCTGGTGTTGAACAAAAGGCTGACATTCTGACAAAACCGCTTGCCAGAATCAAATTCAGAGAAATGAGGGACATTTTTGGTGTTCATGATGTATCAAAAAAGGACTTCAAGCTTAAGGAGGTGACTGTTGAGGATAAGCTTGAAGTGGCTTGAGTTATAAGTCATCCTAATCTCTTCAAGTTATGATTCCTAAAGAGATTAGGATTAGGACaaattaggagttatctaattgTTAATTTAAAGAAGGAAAATACTAggatctctctatatataaggaGTTGTTGAGTTGTAACAATACTTGTGGATTAGAGAGATTAAGGAGactttagttttgagaagtttctaaggTAATAAAACTAGAGTTATTCgttaattttgtgtttgattcaatAATATCAACTAATTACCGACAATCAGTAAATAAAACGCACCTCAGCAAACCTTGAGCAACTACGGAGAACTTGATCCTGGTAGCCTACAATAGAGTAAATGACAAGTCAGGAAgatcataaatataattctAGGTTAGAACTTAATCACATTACATGACTGGAGTTCATCTGTACATATTACTTATTAGCCAATagaacacaaattcaaaacaaagtttGATGACTGAACCTGCATCAGAGCAACTGCTAGACCCGTAATTGTGTGATTATGTGAACCACCTTGCAATCCAGGAAATACAGCTTGGTTTATTTTGTCTTCATAGTCATACATAACCTACAAGGTAAAGATACAAACGATTAAGTACTAGGAAAATTTCTCAGCACCTTATCTACTCGTCCTTATACAAAATGGaaacttaaaatatgattttagtATGATAAAACTGAAACAATGATGGTTTCttgtcatgtatatatatatatactacagcGGTTAGATTAATAAAAGTGTATCATCATTTAATGAAGAGAAGATAcacttcaaaataaaataaaaaaggaaattaaacctCAAATATGGAAATCGAATTCTATATAATAACCCTGAACCGTGTTGTGTTTTACCCTAATTCTCATAGATTGctattattttctcaaaaacagGAACAGTGTTTTTGTTTGCTGCAATATGTACTGATTCTAATACTTTCTCCACTCTTGATCCATCTATTCCCTGCAAAAACCAacatcatatatgatatatgtaacCAGAGAAAAAGTATACACTATGCACTGCTTACTGAGGTTCACAgtacaaaatcaaacattttaactTGATTTGCTATAACCTGTTCAGCATAgtcagtaaaaaaaacaaatcacacaACAGATAcgagaaacaaagaaaccatcattgttttagttttatcatTACCAATGGGATTAACCCTTTCATATGCAAACTAGTACGTCCAAAGCAAACAATTCCATCTAGATAGCAAGCAAAGTCTGCACTTCCAAGCCAGCTgttcttatattaaaaaagaatgagATGGTTACAGTAGGTCTTATACCCAGCTGTTCCAAACATGGCAGTATATCTAAGGCATATCAACTAATTACCGACAATCAGTAAATAAAACGCACCTCAGCAAACCTTGAGCAATTACGGAGAACTTGATCCTGGTAGCCTACAATAGAGTAAATGACAAGTCAGGAAgatcataaatataattctTGATTAGAACTTAATCACATTAGTGACTGGAGTTCATCTGTACATATTACTTATTAGCCAATagaacacaaattcaaaacaaagtttGATGACTGAACCTGCTTCAGAGAAACTGCTAGACCCGTAATTGTGTGATTATATGAACCACCTTGCAATCCAGGAAATACAGCTTGGTTTATTTTGTCTTCATAGTCATACATAACCTACAAGGTAAAGATACAAACGATTAGTACTAGGAAAATTTCTCAGCACCTTATCTACTCGTCCTTATACAAAATGGaaacttaaaatatgattttagtATGATAAAACTGAAACAATGATGGTTtcttgtcatatatatatatatatactacagcGGTTAGATTAATAAAAGTGTATCATCATTTAATGAAGAGAAGATAcgcttcaaaataaaataaaaaaggaaattaaacctCAAATATGGAAATCGAATTCTATATAATAACCCTGAACCGTGTTGTGTTTTACCCTAATTctcaaaaatctatatatatgttttgagacatttagcaaataaatcctagagTTAGAACATTTTTACAAGCATGCCattagcattaattattaattaatttttcatttaatttattaatattaaattttaatttttggaaacaaaatttttcatcctaaaaaaatttccaaaacaataggaaccactccctttaaactaaatattaagtttataataaatttaattaatattaagttttcaattttacaaaacaatattttctccatataaacattttctaaacaaattatatacacacatcTTGGGTCtattttaataaccaaaagttattaaaagaaaaaaaatgtggaatTCATGTCAATCCCAACAAGTAACTGTTAACaacttttatttgcatttcacaacaaaactatatatactaaagttaactgattctttatatataaaacatactaAACTACAACATAAAATTATCCTGTACATATatctaaacaatttaaaataataaaaatactactatctgtaaaaaaaaaaaaaacacacaatatacTTATTCTATAAATCActacttatttaattgtatgttatacacttatacaataatataaaacaataaacctcaaacaaaatactttctaatttatatactaactgatatatctatatttgtaaaggttgtacatttaaaaaaatacaaattaaacattagttatatatagttaatctataaaacaattatatctttttataaaaaatagtcCCGCGGCACCGCAGGTGAATATCTAGTTGctattattttctctctgtCAAGAAACTAAAGcttcttttttacattttttttttctctgtaaatAAACAACTtacaatggcttcttcttcaatgttgaCGAaggacaaaacaacaaaattgttGTCGGTGAGAAACCGAAGATGTTTCCATCCGTatcaaagaagacaacaaaTCTTCCTTTGAGAGAACAGACCATGTTTAAGAAAGCCTCCGAGCTTTCAATCTTGTGCGATATCGAAGTCCGTGACAGAGAACTCGTCAAGACATGGCCGGAATATCAATCCAAGGTTCGAGACATGGCAGAAAGATTCAGCAAATTAAACAATAGAGAGCGACGCAAGAAAAGCACAaacctttctctgtttctgaatAAGAAGACcctaaaaaacaagaagacatcTTTTAATATCAAGGACAACAAATTCTCTGAAAAAGTATTGGAGATGGAGGCTTCGTTAGAGAGTGCTCTACGGGTGTTACAAGATAAGCTTCTTCGGTTACAGAACCAGACAGAACCCGATCAGAACCCTGTGGTGTCTTCCGCCGGTTTCTTCACAACAGATCCATCATTGATGAGCGGAACAGTACAAGACCTATAGACGCCATCATTGACTCAACAACATCAGAGCAAAGTTTCAGTCTTTCTCTATAACCATGACAACGGTAGCTTCTGCCAACTCCCTCACTCTGTTTCTAGCTTTGACCCATCGATGAGTACGGCTTCACTTGGAGCACAAGGACTTTGTCTAAGAAGTAACGACTCAGATCTTCCCATGGTGTTTCCTCCTCAGATTCAGACACAAACCCCACCACTTGTCCACTTTGATCAGTTTGCGGGGTGGAATCAAACTCCGTCGTCTTTTGCTGATCCAGTGATGTTCTCTTCTTACAACTGAATTAGGTCTTTGACTAGATCAatggtttattattttctattatgcatGATTATGAATGTTAGATTATGAGTTTTAACTCTGCTAGCAAAAAGTATCTTCTTGTGGccgatttagggtttgttagaagTCGACAATTTTGGTTATTATCCTTTGAATTGTATGTTTTCCTAAGTATGAATGTATTTTTTCTCAAGTTCCTCAcataaattgtaacatccgcgaaccaatttttgtaattttggtgtgggtgtNNNNNNNNNNNNNNNNNNNNNNNNNNNNNNNNNNNNNNNNNNNNNNNNNNNNNNNNNNNNgtttgactaagtctgcgcattttctggccatcaagaaaactgatggaacAGANNNNNNNNNNNNNNNNNNNNNNNNNNNNNNNNNNNNNNNNNNNNNNNNNNNNNNNNNNNNNNNNNNNNNNNNNNNNNNNNNNNNNNNNNNNNNNNNNNNNNNNNNNNNNNNNNNNNNNNNNNNNNNNNNNNNNNNNNNNNNNNNNNNNNNNNNNNNNNNNNNNNNNNNNNNNNNNNNNNNNNNNNNNNNNNNNNNNNNNNNNNNNNNNNNNNNNNNNNNNNNNNNNNNNNNNNNNNNNNNNNNNNNNNNNNNNNNNNNNNNNNNNNNNNNNNNNNNNNNNNNNNNNNNNNNNNNNNNNNNNNNNNNNNNNNNNNNNNNNNNNNNNNNNNNNNNNNNNNNNNNNNNNNNNNNNNNNNNNNNNNNNNNNNNNNNNNNNNNNNNNNNNNNNNNNNNNNNNNNNNNNNNNNNNNNNNNNNNNNNNNNNNNNNNNNNNNNNNNNNNNNNNNNNNNNNNNNNNNNNNNNNNNNNNNNNNNNNNNNNNNNNNNNNNNNNNNNNNNNNNNNNNNNNNNNNNNNNNNNNNNNNNNNNNNNNNNNNNNNNNNNNNNNNNNNNNNNNNNNNNNNNNNNNNNNNNNNNNNNNNNNNNNNNNNNNNNNNNNNNNNNNNNNNNNNNNNNNNNNNNNNNNNNNNNNNNNNNNNNNNNNNNNNNNNNNNNNNNNNNNNNNNNNNNNNNNNNNNNNNNNNNNNNNNNNNNNNNNNNNNNNNNNNNNNNNNNNNNNNNNNNNNNNNNNNNNNNNNNNNNNNNNNNNNNNNNNNNNNNNNNNNNNNNNNNNNNNNNNNNNNNNNNNNNNNNNNNNNNNNNNNNNNNNNNNNNNNNNNNNNNNNNNNNNNNNNNNNNNNNNNNNNNNNNNNNNNNNNNNNNNNNNNNNNNNNNNNNNNNNNNNNNNNNNNNNNNNNNNNNNNNNNNNNNNNNNNNNNNNNNNNNNNNNNNNNNNNNNNNNNNNNNNNNNNNNNNNNNNNNNNNNNNNNNNNNNNNNNNNNNNNNNNNNNNNNNNNNNNNNNNNNNNNNNNNNNNNNNNNNNNNNNNNNNNNNNNNNNNNNNNNNNNNNNNNNNNNNNNNNNNNNNNNNNNNNNNNNNNNNNNNNNNNNNNNNNNNNNNNNNNNNNNNNNNNNNNNNNNNNNNNNNNNNNNNNNNNNNNNNNNNNNNNNNNNNNNNNNNNNNNNNNNNNNNNNNNNNNNNNNNNNNNNNNNNNNNNNNNNNNNNNNNNNNNNNNNNNNNNNNNNNNNNNNNNNNNNNNNNNNNNNNNNNNNNNNNNNNNNNNNNNNNNNNNNNNNNNNNNNNNNNNNNNNNNNNNNNNNNNNNNNNNNNNNNNNNNNNNNNNNNNNNNNNNNNNNNNNNNNNNNNNNNNNNNNNNNNNNNNNNNNNNNNNNNNNNNNNNNNNNNNNNNNNNNNNNNNNNNNNNNNNNNNNNNNNNNNNNNNNNNNNNNNNNNNNNNNNNNNNNNNNNNNNNNNNNNNNNNNNNNNNNNNNNNNNNNNNNNNNNNNNNNNNNNNNNNNNNNNNNNNNNNNNNNNNNNNNNNNNNNNNNNNNNNNNNNNNNNNNNNNNNNNNNNNNNNNNNNNNNNNNNNNNNNNNNNNNNNNNNNNNNNNNNNNNNNNNNNNNNNNNNNNNNNNNNNNNNNNNNNNNNNNNNNNNNNNNNNNNNNNNNNNNNNNNNNNNNNNNNNNNNNNNNNNNNNNNNNNNNNNNNNNNNNNNNNNNNNNNNNNNNNNNNNNNNNNNNNNNNNNNNNNNNNNNNNNNNNNNNNNNNNNNNNNNNNNNNNNNNNNNNNNNNNNNNNNNNNNNNNNNNNNNNNNNNNNNNNNNNNNNNNNNNNNNNNNNNNNNNNNNNNNNNNNNNNNNNNNNNNNNNNNNNNNNNNNNNNNNNNNNNNNNNNNNNNNNNNNNNNNNNNNNNNNNNNNNNNNNNNNNNNNNNNNNNNNNNNNNNNNNNNNNNNNNNNNNNNNNNNNNNNNNNNNNNNNNNNNNNNNNNNNNNNNNNNNNNNNNNNNNNNNNNNNNNNNNNNNNNNNNNNNNNNNNNNNNNNNNNNNNNNNNNNNNNNNNNNNNNNNNNNNNNNNNNNNNNNNNNNNNNNNNNNNNNNNNNNNNNNNNNNNNNNNNNNNNNNNNNNNNNNNNNNNNNNNNNNNNNNNNNNNNNNNNNNNNNNNNNNNNNNNNNNNNNNNNNNNNNNNNNNNNNNNNNNNNNNNNNNNNNNNNNNNNNNNNNNNNNNNNNNNNNNNNNNNNNNNNNNNNNNNNNNNNNNNNNNNNNNNNNNNNNNNNNNNNNNNNNNNNNNNNNNNNNNNNNNNNNNNNNNNNNNNNNNNNNNNNNNNNNNNNNNNNNNNNNNNNNNNNNNNNNNNNNNNNNNNNNNNNNNNNNNNNNNNNNNNNNNNNNNNNNNNNNNNNNNNNNNNNNNNNNNNNNNNNNNNNNNNNNNNNNNNNNNNNNNNNNNNNNNNNNNNNNNNNNNNNNNNNNNNNNNNNNNNNNNNNNNNNNNNNNNNNNNNNNNNNNNNNNNNNNNNNNNNNNNNNNNNNNNNNNNNNNNNNNNNNNNNNNNNNNNNNNNNNNNNNNNNNNNNNNNNNNNNNNNNNNNNNNNNNNNNNNNNNNNNNNNNNNNNNNNNNNNNNNNNNNNNNNNNNNNNNNNNNNNNNNNNNNNNNNNNNNNNNNNNNNNNNNNNNNNNNNNNNNNNNNNNNNNNNNNNNNNNNNNNNNNNNNNNNNNNNNNNNNNNNNNNNNNNNNNNNNNNNNNNNNNNNNNNNNNNNNNNNNNNNNNNNNNNNNNNNNNNNNNNNNNNNNNNNNNNNNNNNNNNNNNNNNNNNNNNNNNNNNNNNNNNNNNNNNNNNNNNNNNNNNNNNNNNNNNNNNNNNNNNNNNNNNNNNNNNNNNNNNNNNNNNNNNNNNNNNNNNNNNNNNNNNNNNNNNNNNNNNNNNNNNNNNNNNNNNNNNNNNNNNNNNNNNNNNNNNNNNNNNNNNNNNNNNNNNNNNNNNNNNNNNNNNNNNNNNNNNNNNNNNNNNNNNNNNNNNNNNNNNNNNNNNNNNNNNNNNNNNNNNNNNNNNNNNNNNNNNNNNNNNNNNNNNNNNNNNNNNNNNNNNNNNNNNNNNNNNNNNNNNNNNNNNNNNNNNNNNNNNNNNNNNNNNNNNNNNNNNNNNNNNNNNNNNNNNNNNNNNNNNNNNNNNNNNNNNNNNNNNNNNNNNNNNNNNNNNNNNNNNNNNNNNNNNNNNNNNNNNNNNNNNNNNNNNNNNNNNNNNNNNNNNNNNNNNNNNNNNNNNNNNNNNNNNNNNNNNNNNNNNNNNNNNNNNNNNNNNNNNNNNNNNNNNNNNNNNNNNNNNNNNNNNNNNNNNNNNNNNNNNNNNNNNNNNNNNNNNNNNNNNNNNNNNNNNNNNNNNNNNNNNNNNNNNNNNNNNNNNNNNNNNNNNNNNNNNNNNNNNNNNNNNNNNNNNNNNNNNNNNNNNNNNNNNNNNNNNNNNNNNNNNNNNNNNNNNNNNNNNNNNNNNNNNNNNNNNNNNNNNNNNNNNNNNNNNNNNNNNNNNNNNNNNNNNNNNNNNNNNNNNNNNNNNNNNNNNNNNNNNNNNNNN is from Camelina sativa cultivar DH55 chromosome 20, Cs, whole genome shotgun sequence and encodes:
- the LOC109131181 gene encoding agamous-like MADS-box protein AGL53 — translated: MFKKASELSILCDIEVRDRELVKTWPEYQSKVRDMAERFSKLNNRERRKKSTNLSLFLNKKTLKNKKTSFNIKDNKFSEKVLEMEASLESALRVLQDKLLRLQNQTEPDQNPVVSSAGFFTTDPSLMSGTVQDL